A single window of Nicotiana sylvestris chromosome 5, ASM39365v2, whole genome shotgun sequence DNA harbors:
- the LOC138868735 gene encoding secreted RxLR effector protein 161-like produces the protein MDQFPWSSYSQLYSFKHSQDLRITRFQVGKLLYLTLTRPDIAYTVQTLSHFTQAPKRSHLEAAHRLVRYLKNEPRLGILLSADGDMTLRAYYDADCASCPNSKKSVTCYLVKLGESLVSWKSKKQNTVARSSAKSKYRSMALTISELIWLLRVFKELGVDLSTPIQ, from the coding sequence ATGGATCAGTTTCCCTGGTCGTCGTATAGTCAACTCTACAGCTTTAAACATTCTCAAGACCTTAGGATCACAAGGTTCCAGGTTGGGAAGCTTCTATATTTGACATTAACTAGGCCTGATATTGCCTATACAGTGCAGACTTTAAGCCACTTTACGCAAGCCCCTAAAAGGTCTCACTTGGAGGCAGCACATAGGTTGGTGAGATATTTGAAGAATGAACCGAGATTAGGCATTCTTTTGAGTGCAGATGGTGATATGACTTTAAGAGCATACTATGATGCAGACTGTGCAAGTTGCCCAAACTCAAAAAAGTCAGTAACATGCTACTTAGTAAAGCTTGGAGAATCTCTTGTCTCATGGAAGTCAAAAAAGCAGAATACAGTGGCAAGGAGTTCAGCAAAATCAAAATATAGAAGTATGGCACTAACAATCTCTGAATTGATCTGGTTGCTGAGAGTTTTCAAGGAACTGGGAGTTGATTTATCCACTCCAATTCAGTAG